DNA from Strigops habroptila isolate Jane chromosome 2, bStrHab1.2.pri, whole genome shotgun sequence:
ACAGAGTCTATCAGGGACTGTAACCAAGCTCTTTCGGTGAATATTCAAAGCTGTTATGTAGAGAACTGAGAATTAACAGAGGGAAGTATGGTGCACAGTGGTGGCATTTCTGTCACTATCTCTGTTCATCAGGTTcagttaaaatattaaacagaagcaaaattgaAAGAGTGAAACCTAAAGATCACACAGCCTCTCCCTGGAGGCTGTGGGATAAAGTCACAAAAAGCTTAAAGTCTTTAAAAGAGGTAAAAATTTAAGAAACTCATCCTTGTGAGGAACCTCTTCCTTTCAGGCtccagagaggagaaaggagactACTGACCTTGCCCCGGTTCTGTTTACATCTTAAGCCATTTGTGGTTAGCATTTAGAGGTCAGCAAGCTGGTTTTGGAAGAAGGCTCTCCTCTCTTTGCAGCGTCCTTGCCATCTCCTAATCACAGAACCActagggctggaagggacctctggagaccatctagtccaaccccctgccaaggcagagccacccagagcaggttacgCAGGAAAGCGTTCAGGTGGGTTTGGAATGTCTCCAAAGAGGGAGATTCCACGACCCTccttggcagcctgttccagtgctctgccacccttaacgtgaagaagttcttcctcatgttgagatgaaacttcttgtgttttggtttctggCCATTGCTTCTCatcctgtcgctgggcaccactgaagagtctggcaccattCTCCTGGCACCCACTTTTGAGATATTTATAAGCATTAATGAGATCctctctcagtcttctcttctccagactaaccaggcccagctcccgcaaTCTCTCCTCctaggagagatgctccagacccctgatcatccttgtggcctccactggaccctcttcggtagctccttgtctttcttgtactgaggagcccagaactggacacagtactccaggtggtGCCTCATGAGGGttgagtagagggggaggatccCTCGACCTGTTGGACACACTCCTCccgatgcaccccaggatactgTTTGCCCTCCTGGCcgcaagggcacactgctggctcatagtGAACTGATCATCCACCaatactcccaggtccttctcagctgaactgctctctaaTAGGTCAGCCTCCAGCCTGTACTGGTACTTGGGGTTCCTTCTCCCCAGGTGGAGGATCCTACAGTTGCCTTGTAATGCAGCGTATCAAAGATGTACACATACAGCAGGAtggattcttttcctttgaaagattGCTAAGGAATACGGTTTCCGTACTCATACAtgctttaatttgctttgtgCTAACAGCTTGTTTGAAGAGAACTGAGGTTATGTATCAAACACAGGAGTATAGACAGTCCTTTTTATCAGAGGGATTTGATTTCCAGTCATTCTTAAGTTTCATTGTCTTGGAGGTGTTTTGAACAACTGCCACACAGATGAAAAGACAGTCTTTGGCATGGCTTCTGACAGGTTTAGCATGCAAGTATGGGGTCAGCACAAGATCAAGATAACCAGTGCAGCCACCCACTTTTGAGGTAGCCTCCTTCAAAAATCAATACCGAGTTCATCAGTATTATCGCTGCATTATGAGTATGGttaatttaatctgaaaatgaTGTCTAAAGATATGAAGTCCCCATCCAAGACGCCTAAAATGATCGCTCACACCCTAAAAGTGACTTTGTCTCTCAAATGGCTAGAAATAGAGCATAGATGACTATCCTAGATGGAGACAGCCCTTGCTGTCTATTGGCAGTGAAGAGTTGAAAAGACATGCTAGCCTGATGCACTCAATTAAATGTAATGTCAGATATTTGCCTGAGCTGCCATCAGTCTCCCTTTTATTCTTCAGTCAATTATAGTAGCAGTTATTTGTGCTTTCCAAGTGCCCATCCAGAACACGTGAGCAGCGGCTGGACTTGCACTGCACACCCCTGAGTGAGTATGTAGCAGGTACACAGCGGGTATATGCATGCTATGAGCCATTCATCAGCTTTATCTAATGGCCCTCTTCAGTGGAAAGGTGGACAAGACTTTTGGTACCTATGGCTGTTATGCAAGCCACGCAGTGGGCAGTCGAATGGTAGACAAAGGAACCTGGCTGAGTTGCATCTCACTTATATTTAGATAACCCATTAGTCAGCAAATTATCATAAATTATATATTCTTACAGGTATTAAAGTAAGTGGAATTAGGCACCTCAGTTCCTTAAAACCCGGATTGGGGAAGCTGCCTGCATTGTGAAACACTTCAATACCTTTGTAACTCTGGCTCTAGGCTCccttaataaatatttaaggtGAATGAGGCTTATCCTCCCCCAGTTATGTATCATCACCTGCCTTACTTCAACTGTTGTATTGTACACTCCCAGCCACCGCACCCTTCAGCCTGCCTCTTCTCTTGCTTTATGTACCTGCATGTTCGGATAAAGTCGGAAAGGCAGTTTAATTGGGGAAGAAAGTTCACAACTGGGGCAGGAGTTCACAAGCGTGCTCTCTGCCTAGGGGCAGAGAGCAGCGAGCGATGTCAAAGCCTATTGGCCATGTGGCTTGTCCCGGCTGTGAGGGGAGTGGCAGACCAGAGCAGCACCACTTTATAAGAGACTGAGCAAAGGAACTTGGGAAGCAGCCCTTCAGCTAAAGCCCATTACTTACCCGGCCACCTAGAGCTGACAAGGAAGAACACCCTGAGGTGAAacaaaggagagaggaggaggacagCAATGAAAAGACTTTGGCTGCTTGTTTTCAGTGCAAGTGAGTACTAATTCGGTTGTGTCCTCAAGGGCTGGGTAGAAGGAAACAGCACTGCAATGGAGTGCTCTAATGGACATTGTGcgctgctttttctgtttagtAAAAGTTCCTTCATGTTTATGATCAAGCAGGGTTGTTTACTGTCTCTGAGCATCCAGACTCACAGGCATTTCCTAAAGCTGCAAGACAGTGTTAGGAACGGGAAGAGAATGCCATTCTTCATGAGGCTGGAAAGTATCTTTGGAAAACCGTTTTAATGGTTTTCATTAAGTACAGGAACTTCCTCAGCTAAGAATGGAAAAGCCCTtggattttgttattttataacTAAATCTGCAGGTACCATACACATCCATAGCCTAAATCCTGTTGTTTATGTGTACTCTGATACAACTTGCAATCTCTATATATTATTCACACCAAGGGGATGCACAACAATCCCTACTAACCCATATAAACCAGCCAGCTCACCCTTGGCCTTCATTTCAGACTTGCcctttctcatcctgtcttGCAGAGCCTGTGGTCTCAGTTCCACTGCTTCTTAACCTGTTTTGTCTTCTCATACCTACGCTCCTACACCTTCTTCCAGGCTTCAAAGCTGCACATATGGGAatagcttgggtttttttaaccaaaatccTGAAAACCTCACTTCAGTAAGAGCCACAAGAAGGAAATTCACAAAGTTTAACGTAATTAGAAAAAGCGGATGTGCTCCAAGCAACAAATGTGACTTGGATCACGATTTGATGATCAATATGTACATTGTGTAACACCACTGGTGTTCATGCTCCTTTTTAATTACTCTCCGCTTTCATGCTATCCAAAATACAGACAGGAaacttttcagagcagaaatgtgTATGCTGGGTGAAACTCTCTTGCCTCTTTGGGTAGGACTAAAATGGTAATAATTCAGTGTTAAAATAGTAGCCTGTGAAAAAATGTTGAAGGTATAGTAGATTCCTGCAATTCCTGCACTGCACTGGAGTGAAGAAACAGCACAGGACATGGCAGTGCAGGCTGATGAGCCTTTGACTGCAGTTGCGTGCATAACTGGTGCTGTGAACTCCTTGCTCCTCACGGTCATTGTGaatcaaacaaaatatttacttttactCCAAATTTCACATTTAAGATGTTTCCCCTTTCCCACTTCGGAATTGAATTTCAGCTAAATGCTGAGGTTAAGTATTGAGGAATTAAGTCAAAGCATTTCCTTGTAAAAACATCTCCATGTTTCCAACTTTTCTCACTTGCTCAATCTACCAAGACATATGAGCAATGATAATTTTGCTTGAtcagaatatcttttttttttttaaacaaaatattcttaTCATTGTTTCCAGTTGTACTAACTGCCCTTTGTTCTAATTACACTTAGTAAGAAAAGTGAAAGGAGACAGGTCactaattttcttcctcctttgtaCAAGTATAGATGTTTAAGTTGAGCAGAGGGAGATAAAACCTTTCTCAATTTCTTACAATGTTATAAACGTACTGATAATCCAAGGCTCAAAGGTAGGTGATGCCATCCCTCTAGTACTACACGGGCTATTAgtcctctctcctcttctgaAATTCTTTCAGAATTGGCCCTCCCCTTCCTTCAGCCATACTTCAAATagattctgttttctgtcagaaaacataccaaaaaaaacccaaacaacccacccCTGAAGAATAAACCCCTATTTTTAGACATGCTGACTACAACCAGCTGCCTGTTGGTGGCTTTGTGAAGTGAAACGTAGtgagaagggggaaggaggaaatcaGTGTGAGTAAACGGCATCCTAGACTGAAATAGTGCAGCTTCCCCAAAGCCAGGAGGAGCCCTAAAGAGAGAGGAGTGGGAGCCAGGAAGACGTCATGAGTGAAAAACAGGAGAGCATCAGAAATCAGGCACTGGGGTGACAGCAACAGATGAATAAGCAGTCTCACTTGTGTGGGCTGCATCTCTTGTATGTGGTGTTTGGTTCAGCTGCTCCCTGACTCTGCACTGAAGAAACCAAAGGCCTCATTTATGGTAGGATTTGACCCACCCAGTCGGAAGAAGGAAGAGCACTTGTGAGGGGAAGCCTGACGGTTGGGCCATCTTTTCTCTGGCTCAGGGCTGAGTTAGCAACCGGTCAATAAACCCCAGCCTGGTGGAACCAGTTTCTGAGTGACAAAAGGGTCAGGAAATGGGTTTTCCTCCATCTCGTAGTACAAGCAGTAATGCTTTTCAACTAAATGCAGGAAAGCGTTTCTATCCAGTCCCGACAGGTCAGGAGAAAGCTTTCTAATTCCAAGGGCATGATGAGAACATCGACAGTTAGAAAGAACCTTGGGGCTATGCAAACACGGGTGTTGCACTGGGTGCCCCAGAGCAGGAAAAGACCTGGGAGTGGCTGCAATAAAACCATGTTAGCAATACTTTGCCCTGCTGGTTTCCTTCTCATAGCTGTCAGCAGCCATAAATGAATTAATCCCAGAGAGAACAGAAACCACTACCACCATGTCGCAGAGGAAGAGGCTAAAACACACATATAACTAATGAAATGTGCAAGTCCACAGGATAACTCAGTTATAGGACAGGGAATGCAGAAAAATGGGAACTTTGGCTAAAAGCAGATCCCCATGCCAACTGCCCCACGTTACCCTTTGCAATTACCTGAATTGCTACCACCAGTGACAACAAAACCTTCTGGGTCCCTACACTGTTGTTTTCTAACAGACACTACTGTTCACTGCTGTTCTTGACTGCAGTCAAGGATTTGGTAATGCCCAACTTGCCAATGGCTTACTCTTACTTACCTAACACATGCGGCTGTGGTATTTTCCTGTCTAAAACAACCATGTATTCACAATCAGTTTGCCACTCAAGATGGAATCCAGACATCCTCTGCTCTCACACATTACATTTCCTCATGGATCTAATGTGGACAGAGATGTGGCAAAATGAGGACGCAAAGCTTGCTAGACGGCAACTTTCCAGTGCAATCCTCTCTAGGGAACACTGACTCAGCCTAGTTCTTTCAGAAGCATGCTTCCCCACAGCATGGCCCTCCTGGGGAGAGCATACAACTCTGCCCTCCTCCACTTTCCTCCTTACTGGACCATGTTCCTCCTTACCACGGGAGTGCCTCTGAGCAGCACTCTCTTTCCTTCGTCCCTGTGCTCCCTTTAGCTAGTTTCAGACttattgtttttcaaatgatTCAGTTTTGTGCcgaaaaatgaaaacaaaacaaaatacaaccACCACCCAAACATACATACCAAAAACTGTAGGGAGAAAGCAGGTGGTTTTAAACATAGGTTCCCACAGACATGAACATCATCTATGGCAGGGGCAGAGGTAAACCTCCAGCTGAATTCTGAGAATAACTAAGGCCTGCCACTAGTTAATGCTTAGGTATGATAAATTAAGCATCAAGTCAAATAGAATGCAGCATACAAGAAATACCTGCCCTGTGCCCTGCATGCTTCACCAGGGCACAAAGGGATTTCTCTGTTATTCAACTCTCAGCTATTCCTGTGCTCTACAGTTCTTGGAGAAAGGTGACTACTCCTctactcatttttaaaaactagtagctgttcttttgtttctttcaagctctctttgcttttctaggtttttcccttttcagggCATTACACGAACAGGGTTTGATCCCTTAGCACAAAACATCACTTGTCTATGGACTTGGATTGAGGCAAGTTCTTTGACAGCTTTTCTGATCCTTGAAATTCAACAATACAAATTTGTTTAGCCTGAATCCTTAAGACTGCTGATGCACTTGTATTATCTGTTTATCTGTACATTTAGAACTGTCAAAGGATATCAGACACACTGAAAGAggactcaggaaaaaaaccccaaaccaaaccaaatatCTTTATAAACTCCATGACAAAGTATGTCCAGGTAAAGAAGAGGCAAGCAAGGAACGGGAAGGAGAGTTTAGCTCTTAGCCATCCTGTGGACCAGCTTCCTACATTCAACATCACCTCTCGCTCAGTGGGGAATGTCACAGATGACAGAGTGGATGTGGGGTTACTGTggcatgtaaaaaaaaccccaaagagaCAAAACATGGAATCCAGATCCTATTAATTTTGCTGAGCACAGCATTTATTCTCTTCCCAGTTCTGGTGACTGCACATGCCCTCACTGTGGAAGCACCTGTCAAGGAAACACAAGTGGCACGAGGGAACAATGTTACTCTCCGCTGCCAGTTTAAAACCGACGCTTCCGTTGACTCAGGAGACATTGTCGTCTGGAAAAAACTCAGCAGTGTGGTAAATCAAACTGCATAAAGAAACATGACAGGGCACAGAGGAGGGGTGGCTGGGAGGGGAAATGGAAACAGGACTCAGGGTGGGCACgtgttaggaaaagaaaaaagattccTTCAAGACTTTCCTTAATCTCAGAACTACACAAGCAGAAACTCTGATTCTAGAGACAATTTATCCATGCATGGGCTAATCCATCAAGTTAGACTGTAGACTCACACAGAAGAAACTAAGACGGATaatttcccctcctcctctctcagGAGGATGCTGTCACTAGGTACTTCGATGGACTTGTCCAGTATGGCAAGGATTACGAAAACCGCCTGCAGTTCAGTGGTGATGTAAACACGGGGGACATCAGTGTCACCATCAGCGCGGTGACCATGGCAGACAACGGCACGTACGCGTGCAGCGTGCGCCTGAGGAACGACCCCCCGCGGCAGACCGCAACCTTGTCTCTTTTCGTCCTTGGTAAGCATGATGGAGGCAACGCCACATCCGTTACATAGAACTGCCCTTCACTTTCCCAGGGAGTCATCGTCCACCATTCTTTGGTCTTTTCCTACTACTATGGAAGTAGGTTGGAAGGCTTAGAGCACCCAACTCCCTTAGGTACCTGACTGCAGAAAACAGGCTTTAGAGTTGTATAGTTCCCTTTTCTAGTAACCCTTGTCTCATTACAGGTCATTCCTCATTCCCCCTGTGGCTTGTCACACTCCTGTTAACATAGGATGAGTTACCCAACACTATCGGACATATCCCAAATAGCATCTTACAATTCCTTCTTGGATGACCAGTGCCAAGAAGGGAGAAACAAATTAGATACAAGTTCACTCCAGTTCCCTTGAAAAGAAGGTGGTAGGTGCAATACCAGCCTCTGTTCAGCTAGAATAAAACACACAAGTGCGGGAGATGggtttaaacaaaagaaatacttctgattaataaaattaattccttttttcttccttaagtTGCACCATCCAAGCCAGAATGCAAGATTCTGGGGACAGCAGAATATGGACAGACAATCAACCTGACCTGCAATTCTGAGGAGGGCTCCCCAAAGCCCAGCTATACCTGGCAAAGCTTCGATGTACAAAATGTGCCCCGTACACTACAAACAACAGAAGGTATGAGAAATTCAAAGACATCACGTCTCTGAGCTATTTGTAGATCAGGGTTGGAAaggttttgaaatgcaaatacaaCAACACacttaaggggtttttttaggaagtTCTCTGACCAGGATTTTGAAAAGTTGTCCTTTTGATGCAAGACACACTCACAAGTCACTTAGCAGGGCGAAAGGACTGTCACCTGAAGGAACAGTGGTCAGCAAGGTTTTCACTTCAGCTCCCATCTGGTGAGAAAGCTGGCTCACTCTGGAAGCAGCCAGAATGATTCCTTCTCGACTGCTGGGTGTAAGGGCATAACATGAGGAATAACACTGAGGTTTCTAACCAGTGTGTCTTTATATCCCAGCTTGCTCAATCATGATCAGGTTGCTTTCTGGGATGAAGGCAAACAAAAGGTGGCTCTAGAAGCTAAAGTAGCTTTCAGAGATGACTCCTCACATAGAGGAAGGTGGTATGAGAAACAGTTACACCATTCCTGCTTTGAGCATAGGAGAGGTTTCTGGCTTAGGACTGTCACAAAGGcccaaatatttaatttgctttcattttaagtcagaatctgggagaaaaaaaaccaacaaaacaatcCCAAAACTGACTTTCCATGACAGGACCTTTGGTAGAACTATTCACACAGAAATAAGGGCTTAATTCTCTTTGAAGTGTAGTAGTGACAGAGAACTAAGATTTATTCCTTTAAACAACTTTGTTTCTTCCCGGTATGTTCAGCACCAGAAAGACTGAGTATCTGAACCTGCCCTTCCTGGTGTAACTTGTAACATCACTATGTAAACTAAACATGATCAGACTCAACTGGCTGTTCAACACTCAACAACCGATTCTTGCATAAATTATGCAAAAGACCAAGTACCACCGGGGACACAAACCTCATTCAGTTGACTGGCCACTAAGTGGTGCCAACGCATCACGCACAGCCCTGAACACACCGGCATTTATCGGTTTatagcagcagctgccttcctGCTTCTGCCGACATCCCGCTCTTCCCGGGGACAGGAGGCTCTTCTCATCCATTTCCACCTCATTTTTCTCACCAGAGCACCGATGTCCAAGTAGTGTGCCGACTGTCCCCTTCTGCCCCAAGCTGGCTGGAGACCCTGCTGTCACTACAAGCGATTGCTTTCTGTGCTAAGCAagtcccagtgctgcagagcatgcAGAATGCCCTGAGGAGCCACTCCAAAGCTGATAGTATCCGACCCACGTTTTTCCCAATTTGACTCACCAGTCAATTACTTTTGACTTAATATGGGAGAATTTACAGTCCAGttacatgctgctgctctgaaagccaTAAACCTCATACTGCACCCACAAAACAAGGCAAGTAAGCACGGACCGTATTTAGAGACTAAACTAACTCAATCATCATGCAGCCTGTAACTTCTCGCTTTGCATGCTCTTTAACTATCTGGCGCTAGGCGCCAGCAGAGACTAAACAGAATCCCAGTCCTACAAGTGGGCTGGAAAGAAGTGAGattaagggaaaataaaataggaagaTCACCAAAAAGTATTCAGAGCCTTTTACTTTTAGAGCTTTTATCAAGCAGATCACAACCAAAAAGCACAGACTACACAGACAAATGCCAGCTGGAGATGTGACAAACACAAACCGACTGCTTGAGCAGCCAGAGCTAAGTTTTAGCATATGGTTCTGAGCTCTGTTAGGTTGGACAGAAAGCATCAGTATCATACCAATCTCATgtcattgcatttcttttcctccatttaCTTTTACAGCCTTCGTGGCCTCTCCCAGACCAGAAAACTATTTCACCCACTGCTAAATAATTCAGATCTAAAGTCCCAAGAGTTGGAGGACCGAagagctttttgttcttttacaaGTTAATTCATCAGATGGCCAGTTCTCAACGCCAGATCCTGGTTTAGGCCACGTATTTCTCAGCAAACTCCAATGCAAAAAAGCTTTCGCTAAGCACACATACCTCTTCACCCTCCACctacaattttctttctaaaaggaaTGTTTGAATGCCACGCATTCCCTGTAATCAACTCAAAACAGCACACTTCCATTTGTCCTCCCACAAATCGCCCTAAAACCTAGGGATGAGCATGGCAGCCCCTGAGCATGACAGAGCAATCCATCAGCTTTAATAACCTCTCATCACTCCAACTACCCTGGGCTGGAATTGAAGGGCTGCTGTCCCCtacttccttcccttctttctttcttttctgtttcacaacAGGGCAAGTAATAACTCTGACGAATATCTCGGCGGATACCTCTGGCTTTTACATCTGCACTTCAACAAACATTGCGGGAAAGGAGTTTTGCAACATGACAGTCAGCGTGATGCCACGTAAGAGACAGACTTGCTTACTGGAAGAGTGGTAGCAGAGAATGGATCCTAGCTAAGTGTCAAAAGATTAATGGAGGCAATGCAGGGAGAAATATAaaactctgctttctctctctgaaaaaaagcacacttttttacttttaaggCAGATTCTTTGCATTGGTTTACATGCTAATAGAGCACTCACTAACTCTAGGGTAGTTCACAGATGACAAAAATATGTGCAGAGTGAGACAGCACTGAGCCCCAAGAGTCTGAAACTAAACTGCATCTACAAAGTACAGCAGTTGTTCAGATAGGGCTCCTCCCTATCACTATTTAACTAATTGCTCCTGCAGAATTACCAGTTACCTAGTACAGAACAAATTCCAGTTGCTGCAGTCAAACAAACATGGCTTCTTCTCAGTGTGGATCTGGTAGTGAGATCTGACCTCTGGTGGTGGGAGTGGAAGTCCAGTGATTGTGCTGATTGCCCTTGGTATTGTTATCACTGCAAAGCACtaatccttttcttcctgtctaGCATCCATGAACATAGCTCTCTACGCTGGCATCATTGGTGGAGCTGTTGCTGCAATTATAGTTATTAGTATTTTAGtctattgctgctgctgtcggACACAGAAGGAGAAGGACTATGAGATGACGTAAGTACCTTTCTCTAGAAAAGTGAATGGGAGCTATGAAGGATTCAGGTTCTCCTTCCACCCTCAACATATGGAGTGGAAagcacaggaggaagaaagaaatcaaggaAAGCTTTCTCCCTTCAGTTTCTACCCTAGTAGCTCTTATCTCTTCTCTCAGGATATGCCCATTATTACAAGACACCTTTGTGGCCTCTGGGGTAGAACCACAACATTCAAACCTTGGAACTGAATTACCAAGCCAAATTCAGCCAAGCATGCACAGCTCCCCGACAGGCAAAGCCCAGActctttctcatttccctgAGCCCCTACAGCTGTCTCTGTCCTTGCTAGCCTAATACAGAACCAAGGGGACCTGTATTCAGAATTATCACTCCAAGACAGAAACCTTTTGTTTATTCTCATGATGGAAACAGCCCATTGGAAGAAAAGTGGGATAAGAAAAGATACACCAGTCACTCTTTCTCTACATACATGCTATTGAAAAAAACAGTAGCTCACACACTTCTTGCATCACCAGTGAGACTTAGTTTCTGGAGTTCAGTTTGGCACACTTCCAGGTCAGCTTGGGGCAGTCTAAAACCCTTGTAACACAAAACCTCTTCAGTAACATTTCTAGCTGATTTAAATTAACATCTCTACCCCTCAACGGCATTTTAGGGAGCAAGAAGATAGAAGTGAACAGTCCAAGGAGACGCCTGCAACGAATGTGAGAGCAGAGGATGATGCTGAAGAtgaatgaagaaagaagcaggaggCCAGTGCCATCTTCAGGCTTTACTGAGGCACAGACACCACTGCAGAGGAGAAACCAATCCCTCTTTCTTACggcaaaaagatttttcagaacaataaaatgaaagctgatgGCTCTGCCTTCCAAGTTCTGCGAGAGAATATCCTTGTCTCCCTGGAAAGAAGCGCTTACATACAGTGAGTACATAACCTCCtagcagaaaatgcatttgaggCACTGTTTTACCCAGTCATCTAAAAATAACCAGTCTTCTAGACTTCCCACTTCCTCAAAAAAGAAGCCAGTCAGGTCTATTTGGAGAACAGAGTTACTGCTGTATCCCCAGATCCACAGAAGCTTTCAAGGTCACCAACTGCAAGTCATCAAGGAAAGATGGTCTTGTTCATGGTGCTACATGTGCCACAGCTTACAGCATGGTCCGGTACAGAAATTGTTTTATGCAGGCTGGGCAAGCCAGAAATAATCCACTGCTGCCACTTCTGAAAAAATGACAGTGTGAGAACATGTACATGgcaaataaatctttaattgggggaggggggggaggagaggaaaaagtacCATTTTATTCAAAATTGTAGCAATTTAATCAGAAACACTGTGTGTGCAAATGTGCAGAGAACTCCCATCACTAGTTTATCATCTTTGGAAGGGAATGGACTGTCTTTGTCCAAAAGACTGGCAACATGGTATTAGAACAGTATTAGAGCTGTTTGAGCTTTTCTTGTTTGTacaatgtggggtttttttaggacATGTTCAATAAATAACTTACACTACATTTATCCTTTCGAAGGTCTCTATTGCATtgtcatggaatcacagactggtttgggctgaaagGCCCTTAAAGCTCgcccagttccaaccccctgccacgggcagggacaccttccactagagcaggttgctccaagcccctgtgtccaacctggccttgaacactgccagggatggggcagccacagcttaaatgggcaccctgtgccagcgcctcagcaccctcacagggaagaacttctgccttatgtctaatctaaatctctcctctttcaccTTAAAGACATTctgccttgtcctgtcaccacatgcccttgtaaaacgtctctctcctgctttcctgtaggaactggaaggctgctactTCTTCAAATTCAGGAGTTTAAGAGAATTCCTGCAATGCCTCCCCCATACCCTTTACCCCCAAGTCGTTGCTTTTAAATCTGTAAGAAAACTCCAACATCTAACTTTCAAGCAGAACCAGCAATCCTCCTACACACAGGCAGCACTTTCTAGATTCTGAACTAAGAAAATCAGACTACCAGCACTGTtattctgtcttcctttctggCTGCCTTTGTTTTACTTAGTACTTAAAAGATAATCATTCATTTCAGCTATTAACAACtgcaaaaaccaacaaccaaagTTCTTTACAAAGTACAC
Protein-coding regions in this window:
- the GPA33 gene encoding cell surface A33 antigen, which gives rise to MNIIYGRGRVLVTAHALTVEAPVKETQVARGNNVTLRCQFKTDASVDSGDIVVWKKLSSVEDAVTRYFDGLVQYGKDYENRLQFSGDVNTGDISVTISAVTMADNGTYACSVRLRNDPPRQTATLSLFVLVAPSKPECKILGTAEYGQTINLTCNSEEGSPKPSYTWQSFDVQNVPRTLQTTEGQVITLTNISADTSGFYICTSTNIAGKEFCNMTVSVMPPSMNIALYAGIIGGAVAAIIVISILVYCCCCRTQKEKDYEMTEQEDRSEQSKETPATNVRAEDDAEDE